In the Elioraea tepida genome, one interval contains:
- the hemC gene encoding hydroxymethylbilane synthase has translation MGGRRVRSHARSLPLRVGTRGSPLALHQTRMFLRMVTGFCPVLNAAKAFEEHAITTSGDLVQDRRLAEIGGKGLFAKEIHEALADGRVDFAVHSLKDLETRLPPGIVLACCLPREDERDALVLGPRCGAPDADDPFAALPYGATVGTSSVRRQAQLLAARPDLKVVLLRGNVQTRLAKVHDGTVDATLLALAGLRRLGLEHLADIPLSPQVMVPAAGQGIIGITVREEDEELCELLAAIEDQEARIVATAERALLDTLDGSCRTPIGSHAELLPGGMLRLTGLVASEDGHFLLRRVMTGAASDAAWIGAELGRSLKRDAPAEIFLP, from the coding sequence ATGGGCGGGCGGCGGGTGCGGTCGCACGCGCGCAGCCTGCCGCTTCGCGTCGGCACGCGCGGCAGCCCGCTCGCTCTTCACCAAACGCGCATGTTCCTCCGCATGGTCACCGGCTTCTGTCCGGTCCTGAATGCCGCCAAGGCGTTCGAGGAGCACGCGATCACGACCTCCGGCGATCTTGTGCAGGACCGGCGCCTCGCCGAGATCGGCGGCAAGGGCCTGTTCGCGAAGGAGATCCACGAGGCTCTCGCCGATGGCCGGGTCGATTTCGCCGTCCACAGCCTAAAGGATCTCGAGACGAGGCTGCCTCCAGGCATCGTCCTCGCCTGCTGCCTGCCGCGCGAGGACGAGCGGGATGCGCTCGTGCTCGGCCCGCGCTGCGGCGCGCCCGACGCTGACGATCCCTTCGCCGCGCTCCCCTATGGCGCGACGGTCGGCACCTCGTCGGTGCGGCGGCAAGCGCAGCTTCTCGCCGCGCGGCCCGACCTCAAGGTTGTTCTGCTTCGCGGCAACGTCCAGACGCGGCTTGCGAAGGTGCATGACGGCACAGTCGATGCCACGCTGCTTGCCCTTGCGGGGCTGCGTCGCCTCGGGCTCGAGCACCTCGCAGACATCCCGCTGTCCCCGCAGGTGATGGTTCCGGCAGCGGGGCAGGGGATCATCGGCATCACCGTCCGCGAAGAAGACGAGGAGCTCTGCGAGCTTCTCGCCGCGATCGAGGACCAGGAGGCGCGGATCGTCGCGACCGCCGAGCGGGCACTTCTTGATACGCTCGATGGCTCTTGCCGGACGCCGATCGGCAGCCATGCCGAGCTTCTGCCCGGCGGCATGCTGAGGCTGACCGGCCTTGTTGCGAGCGAGGACGGACACTTCCTGTTGCGCCGAGTGATGACGGGGGCGGCGTCGGATGCGGCGTGGATCGGCGCGGAACTCGGGCGGAGCCTGAAGCGGGACGCGCCGGCCGAAATTTTCCTGCCCTGA
- a CDS encoding geranylgeranyl diphosphate reductase, with amino-acid sequence MHQGEAFDVAVIGGGPAGATAANDLARRGLSVLLLDKAGRIKPCGGAIPPKLVDDFGIPDHLLCARIRGARIVSPKNRSVDMPIDGGYVGMVDRDVFDEWLRARAAANGAERVSGTFERLEHGEDGLATIHYRAKGSTPDAPSRTVRARAVIGADGANSAVARQCVPGAERVPFVFAYHEIIRTPAAGSASYDPLRCDVYYNGALSPDFYSWIFPHGPTMSVGTGTARKGFPLKGAVQELRALTGLDGTETIRREGAPIPLKPLKRWDDGRSVLLAGDAAGVVAPASGEGIYYAMLGGRFAADAVEEFCRTGDSRALATARRRFMRLHGPVFWILGIMQRYWYGSDERRERFVSICRDRDVQTLTWDAYMNKELVKARPLAHVRIFFKNLAHLTGIVPA; translated from the coding sequence GGTCCTGCGGGTGCCACTGCCGCCAACGACCTTGCGCGGCGGGGGCTTTCGGTGCTGCTGCTCGACAAGGCGGGACGGATCAAGCCGTGCGGCGGCGCCATTCCGCCGAAGCTCGTCGACGATTTCGGCATCCCGGACCATCTCTTGTGCGCGAGGATCCGAGGCGCGCGGATCGTCTCGCCAAAAAATCGTTCGGTCGACATGCCGATCGACGGCGGATATGTCGGGATGGTCGATCGCGACGTGTTCGATGAGTGGCTGCGTGCGCGCGCCGCCGCGAACGGCGCAGAGCGCGTCAGCGGAACCTTTGAGCGGCTCGAGCACGGCGAGGACGGGCTCGCGACGATCCACTACCGGGCGAAGGGATCGACGCCGGACGCGCCGTCGCGAACGGTGCGCGCGCGCGCGGTCATCGGGGCGGATGGCGCAAACTCGGCGGTCGCAAGGCAGTGCGTTCCGGGGGCGGAGCGCGTGCCGTTCGTGTTCGCCTATCACGAGATCATCCGCACGCCGGCCGCGGGAAGCGCGAGCTACGACCCCCTGCGCTGCGATGTCTACTACAACGGCGCGCTCTCGCCCGACTTCTATTCATGGATCTTCCCGCACGGGCCGACCATGAGCGTGGGCACCGGCACGGCACGGAAAGGGTTTCCGCTGAAGGGCGCGGTGCAGGAGCTCCGCGCGCTCACCGGGCTCGACGGCACGGAGACGATCCGCCGCGAAGGCGCGCCGATCCCGCTCAAGCCGCTGAAGCGGTGGGATGACGGGCGTTCGGTTCTGCTCGCTGGAGACGCTGCGGGCGTCGTCGCCCCCGCCTCCGGCGAGGGGATCTACTATGCGATGCTCGGTGGCCGGTTCGCTGCCGATGCCGTGGAGGAGTTCTGCCGCACCGGTGATTCGCGGGCTCTCGCGACGGCGCGGCGCCGCTTCATGCGCCTCCACGGGCCGGTGTTCTGGATCCTCGGGATCATGCAGCGCTACTGGTACGGCAGCGACGAGCGCCGCGAGCGCTTCGTGAGCATCTGCCGCGACCGCGACGTCCAGACTCTGACCTGGGACGCCTACATGAACAAGGAGCTCGTCAAGGCGCGCCCGCTCGCGCATGTGCGGATCTTCTTCAAGAACCTCGCGCACCTGACAGGGATCGTTCCGGCGTGA
- a CDS encoding helicase-related protein, protein MPVTTYHTGSVETPAHSARARLDALLHGLRVPLRREDIAAGLAALAADPSLDDIALVSVLAEAIRGRLRRAAQKGDLAPAARASAEARLEAWRRERLAHLHVRARHRHEQEVVGALTLGRWVASFTAARSIRRRLLALLGPTNSGKSHAAFDMLAAAPSGAYLAPLRLLAWEGTEQLAERGVSASLLTGEERRSVPGARHLCATVEMADMDTPIDLAVIDEIQMLADEDRGWAWTQAVVGLPARTLVLAGAPESEPMIRRLAAVTGEAVEVRRFHRMVPLTLLERPVPLREVQPGDAIVCFSRRDAFALREALIARNRPPAMIYGALGPDVRRAEAERFRTGAAPVLVATDAIGMGLNLPIRRVLFAATTKYGGLGPQLIRQIAGRAGRYGQYDEGFVGVLEGEDLEPVRSAIEQAPTPLDAPLRVLPREGQLLEIGRRLGAPSLIRVLSAVAERFRWPASGFELSRLDDAMAMAEVTAAARLPLKDALGYLGCPADLRDRRAAAQLLAWMRRHAHGLAVDPPPSPPRRLERGVAGDPSDLAEAERAARLLTAYLWLAQKWPAIYSGETEARAAQARLNDHIERSLRMGASARLRKRWQGGSDGAA, encoded by the coding sequence GTGCCCGTCACGACGTACCACACCGGCAGCGTGGAGACCCCCGCCCATTCGGCCCGTGCCCGGCTTGATGCCCTGCTTCACGGGCTGCGCGTTCCCCTCCGCCGCGAGGACATCGCTGCCGGTCTCGCCGCCCTCGCCGCCGACCCGAGCCTCGACGACATCGCCCTTGTCTCGGTGCTCGCCGAAGCCATCCGCGGGCGGCTGCGCCGCGCGGCCCAAAAGGGCGACCTCGCGCCGGCCGCGCGCGCGAGCGCAGAGGCGCGGCTCGAGGCGTGGCGGCGTGAGCGCCTTGCGCATCTGCATGTCCGGGCACGGCACCGGCACGAGCAGGAGGTCGTCGGCGCGCTCACGCTCGGCCGCTGGGTCGCGTCCTTCACCGCGGCGCGGTCGATCCGGCGTCGGCTCCTCGCGCTGCTCGGGCCGACCAACAGCGGCAAGAGCCACGCCGCCTTCGACATGCTCGCCGCCGCTCCCTCCGGCGCCTATCTCGCCCCACTTCGCCTGCTCGCCTGGGAGGGAACGGAGCAGCTCGCCGAGCGCGGCGTGAGCGCGAGCCTGCTGACCGGCGAGGAGCGGCGCAGCGTCCCCGGGGCGCGGCATCTCTGCGCGACCGTCGAGATGGCCGACATGGACACGCCGATCGACCTCGCGGTGATCGACGAGATCCAGATGCTCGCCGATGAGGACCGCGGCTGGGCCTGGACGCAGGCGGTGGTCGGGCTGCCTGCGCGCACCCTGGTGCTTGCCGGCGCTCCGGAGTCGGAGCCGATGATCCGGCGCCTCGCGGCGGTGACCGGAGAGGCCGTCGAGGTGCGCCGGTTCCACCGCATGGTTCCGCTGACGCTGCTCGAGCGCCCCGTGCCGTTGCGCGAGGTGCAGCCTGGGGATGCGATCGTCTGCTTCTCGCGGCGCGATGCGTTCGCGCTCCGCGAGGCGCTGATCGCCCGGAACCGCCCCCCGGCGATGATCTACGGCGCACTCGGCCCAGATGTGCGCCGCGCGGAAGCCGAGCGGTTCCGCACCGGTGCCGCGCCCGTGCTCGTCGCGACCGACGCGATCGGCATGGGCCTCAATCTTCCGATCCGCCGCGTGCTGTTCGCTGCGACGACGAAGTACGGGGGCCTGGGGCCGCAGCTGATCCGCCAGATCGCAGGACGCGCGGGCCGGTACGGGCAGTACGATGAAGGGTTCGTCGGCGTGCTCGAGGGGGAGGACCTCGAGCCGGTCCGATCCGCGATCGAGCAGGCTCCAACCCCACTCGACGCGCCGCTTCGCGTGCTTCCGCGCGAGGGACAGCTGCTCGAGATCGGGCGGCGACTCGGTGCCCCGAGCCTGATCCGGGTCCTCAGCGCCGTCGCCGAGCGGTTCCGCTGGCCGGCGAGCGGCTTCGAGCTCAGCCGGCTCGACGATGCGATGGCGATGGCGGAGGTGACCGCCGCCGCGCGCCTGCCGCTTAAGGACGCGCTCGGCTATCTCGGCTGCCCGGCCGATCTGCGCGATCGTCGGGCGGCGGCGCAGCTCCTTGCCTGGATGCGACGGCACGCGCACGGGCTCGCGGTCGATCCGCCGCCGTCGCCGCCTCGCCGGCTCGAGCGAGGTGTGGCCGGAGACCCGTCCGACCTTGCGGAGGCGGAACGGGCGGCGCGTCTTCTCACCGCCTATCTCTGGCTCGCCCAGAAATGGCCCGCGATCTACAGCGGCGAGACAGAAGCGCGTGCGGCTCAAGCCCGCCTGAACGATCACATCGAACGCAGCTTGCGGATGGGCGCAAGCGCCCGCCTTCGCAAGCGCTGGCAGGGAGGGAGCGACGGCGCCGCGTGA